The genome window tatatctaaatACATGACGACCAAATTTACTACAACTTACAAGGTAAGACTCCTGTTATGGCGGATGTTTTTATGAAATCGGGAAACGGAATTTCAACAGTAACATAATAAAAACTTATCTCTACTCTTAAGATTACCGAAATAAGATGTCACAAGGTTACAAAGACATCCagttttatattcttaaatGTATTCGATGAATTaccaatttatttataataaatacaataataaagcaacaaaaataaatctaCTATAAAAGATGTTATATTTCCATAAATTCCtgtatatacttttatttacaGTTTTTTCCTTATATGATTAAGTGATAATGAGACCTTGGAAGGTGCTAAAAGTGTACCGTGACACATTTGAAACACATTTGAAATTAAACGTAGACTAGATCGAGGCTACGATGAATCAAAATATTAACGTTTCATAGATAATTTATccatatatttaaaagttgATAGGTTTTCCAAAATATGCAGCTAAATTGGCTTCCTTGAAGGCTTCCGCGAATGTCTATAAGAACAATGATAAAATCAGTGTCCGATATTCAACATTCGATCGAATATCGTTTATCTACTTACCGGATGAGCGTGACATGTTCTCGCAACATCTTCTGCACTTGCTCCATATTCCATTGCAAGAACTGCCTCATTAATCAATTCACCAGCGTATGCACCAATCATATGTACTCCCAATATTTTGTCTGTACTCTTATCAGCTAAGACTTTAACAAAACCATCCGTGTCTGCATTCGTTTTTGCTCTGGAATTTGCTATATGTGGGAATTTTCCAACTTTGTATTCGATACCCTCTTTCTTCAAATCTTCTTCCGTTTTTCCTACCCAACCAACTTCtggatgtatatatattacactAGGTACGCAATTGTAATCGATATGAACGGCACCTGAATAAGTCATCataatttctgtaaatttttAGGGATACAAAGGGAAAAACTATAATGTGTATTTCCTAACTACCTCCGGCAATGCCCTCAACCGCAATAACACCTTCGTCCTCGGCTTTGTGAGCCAACATTGGCCCATGAATGCAATCTCCAATAGCATAAATCCTATATGAAcgtaatttgtatataattacggtgACGAAAATTTTCTCAACAAAGTGTACTTACGAAGGTACTACTGTTTGGAATCTATTGTTTACAGGGATCCTGCCCTTTTCGTCTCGTTCGATTCCTAAATCCTCTAATCCTAAATTTTTCGTATAGGGCCTTCTGCCTACACAGACTAAAAGTGTATCGCACGTTAAATTCTCCTTTTTGCTAGGATCTTTCGCGTTTTCGACAGAAACGATGATTTCACTGCCTGATCTTTTCGCACCAGTGACTTTTGTTCCCAATTTAAAATCCCATTTTTCCTTGACTAAAAGTTTTTGTACCGTTTGACTAACTTCGCCATCGATACCTGCTCCACCGATAGTCGGTAAAAATTCGACTGCTGTTACTTCAGCGCCTAATCTATAGGAGCAAATAAAGCAACTCAACATATCTTCTTGTTTACAACTCATACAATTAATTTCAGTATGAAATGTACCTGCGCCAAACTGAGCCTAATTCCAACCCAATAACACCAGCACCGATTACTATCAATTTCTTTGGCACTGCGTTTAACGATAAACATCCAGTGGacgaaataatttgtttttcgTCGATTTCTATACCCGGAAACGGCGTGACCTCACTGCCAGTGGCAACTATAATGTTTTTAGTATTAATCGTGCTTACTACTGAACCATCTGGACCAAGTGCGTTCACTTGATTTGGACCAGTAATTTTGCCATGACCTTTAACCCATTCCaccttattttttttaaataaactagCAATACCACTTGTTAAGGCTTTCACTGTACTTCGTTTCTGCTGCATTACTTGATCAATATTGATAGAAACATTGTCAACTACAACAGAATTGTCCAATTAGTGATTGTTAAATTatggatatttaaaaaaaggaagaaagaatgaAAAGTATACCGTTAATgccaaatttttttaattctccaGCATGTGCCATGTGATAATAATGTGAACTATTCAATAAAGATTTGGATGGAATACAGCCAACATTCAGACAAGTCCCACCTAatgtttcatctttttctataCAAACGGTTTTCATTCCTAGTTGTGCAGCTTTAATTGATGCTACATATCCACCAGGACCAGCACCTATTACAACTAGATCTGCTTCCAAAGTACTAGCGTATCTACGTTGCTGTGCAGCTGTCAAGCCAGGTACAATACGTTTGACACATGATGGCTAAtaagagaaacagaaaaagcAGAAAGTTATTGATTAAGAAAgaattttctctctctgtttgCTATCGTTGCATCTGTAATCCTTAAACTTTGACAAAGTCAGATGTAGGTGACATAACCAACGAAGTAAAGAGAACGTATTTTCACATCGAATAATGAATTTAACAAATCAATTTTGCtttctcaaatatttaatcaatgcTTCATAAGGAAAAAATGACCAATAGCAAAGAAAGTTAGCTAAATAgtggaataaaatatacaacaaaattatttgtcCTTCAAAATGTTACGAAATAGAGTAATATGTATGGTCTGATACGATTGTAATACATCCACGAGGTcatttattcataaatatctttcttttttacttactCTGACAGAAGTGGTCACCAAACTCCAAAAATTAGCTTGCATCatctttttttgtaatatactTTACTACCCGATATAAAGGGGGTCAAAAAGGAAACAAGCTTTAGGTAGTGAGAAGCGAGCACTACCGGTTACTTCGATATCATTCAACGACCAACTCGTCTGAGCTCTgataattcgatatgtcgttgGCTATATGGTTCGGACTCTATACTGCTTGATGGCGCTACTGACCTATTATGCAACACGAAATAACACTAaccctttcgtttcgttcatCTGATATATTTGAACATGGATAAGACAAAGAATAGATCAGTCATCTAAGAAGATTTCGTGTTTCGTGTTCTGAAATACCGATcgtataaaaaaacaaaagtttcgtaatactatctaCGATTTTATGTGGTGAGTATATGTAGGAATTATAGAATAGGAAGTTGATAAAGTTACACGTAAGAAGTTTCTCCTTCGTTATGGTTCACATTCGAATTGAAATTCATTCAAAAGGAAGTGCCTACACTGACAGATATCACTCTGCTAATACTACTTATCCAAAAAGTGTCATATCTTGTTATTAAATAGTTTTatgtattatgaaaataattgtttacgAAGgtcatattttcattaataga of Bombus fervidus isolate BK054 chromosome 16, iyBomFerv1, whole genome shotgun sequence contains these proteins:
- the LOC139995549 gene encoding dihydrolipoyl dehydrogenase, mitochondrial, which encodes MMQANFWSLVTTSVRPSCVKRIVPGLTAAQQRRYASTLEADLVVIGAGPGGYVASIKAAQLGMKTVCIEKDETLGGTCLNVGCIPSKSLLNSSHYYHMAHAGELKKFGINVDNVSINIDQVMQQKRSTVKALTSGIASLFKKNKVEWVKGHGKITGPNQVNALGPDGSVVSTINTKNIIVATGSEVTPFPGIEIDEKQIISSTGCLSLNAVPKKLIVIGAGVIGLELGSVWRRLGAEVTAVEFLPTIGGAGIDGEVSQTVQKLLVKEKWDFKLGTKVTGAKRSGSEIIVSVENAKDPSKKENLTCDTLLVCVGRRPYTKNLGLEDLGIERDEKGRIPVNNRFQTVVPSIYAIGDCIHGPMLAHKAEDEGVIAVEGIAGGAVHIDYNCVPSVIYIHPEVGWVGKTEEDLKKEGIEYKVGKFPHIANSRAKTNADTDGFVKVLADKSTDKILGVHMIGAYAGELINEAVLAMEYGASAEDVARTCHAHPTFAEAFKEANLAAYFGKPINF